A stretch of Metabacillus sp. FJAT-52054 DNA encodes these proteins:
- a CDS encoding DUF4179 domain-containing protein — MTKENRFKQRMDQTEFGSMKFEKVDQLTVMRRIREKQNTGQKRRTGIPAVILSTIAAAAILFILIMQLPLKDQIEAGLTKPATLLSQSNDPGLMAWSKKNNPQQVNKTSESSGIKVSIKEIMFDGYRMAIGYEVQSKTKFVGPVHNPKITVNGKVVSVTEISTSVEKDVKVFRKGTHSFKGVTSLFIKEKLPEEFEVKMQFFGNQNPALAPKASATTKGKWEYSIPVEKKGNVYTIKPKESVTKGSTKLSVDQIILAPSVTEISFAKEENGRRLPAVGGLEYRLLDDKENLLSVFGNMRSSGEEKDGKFILRSNRTYAPADGIPSYLSVQPFLDNDFETNPNKGQMTKKKLNDPLPMTFPQQNGAILVNKIEESKDKKRVKIYYEVKGDLPEVRGSHINLTVKEPKGEKDLFVDQNFFKNMRSNDRKKIAEFITDDRKDLYLTVPNINPVLFKDLELKIPIKKEDLIKK; from the coding sequence ATGACTAAAGAAAATCGGTTCAAACAGCGAATGGATCAAACGGAATTTGGTTCTATGAAATTCGAGAAGGTGGATCAGCTTACGGTTATGAGAAGAATTAGAGAGAAACAAAACACAGGTCAGAAGCGAAGGACCGGGATTCCGGCTGTTATTTTGTCCACTATTGCAGCGGCCGCCATTTTGTTTATCCTTATCATGCAATTGCCTTTAAAAGATCAGATTGAAGCGGGATTAACGAAGCCGGCAACCTTATTAAGCCAATCGAATGATCCGGGGCTGATGGCTTGGAGCAAAAAGAATAATCCACAACAGGTGAACAAGACTTCAGAGAGCAGCGGAATCAAAGTGTCCATTAAAGAGATTATGTTCGACGGATACAGAATGGCAATCGGTTATGAGGTTCAATCGAAAACAAAATTCGTCGGGCCAGTTCATAATCCGAAGATTACAGTGAATGGGAAGGTTGTCAGCGTTACTGAGATTTCCACGTCAGTAGAAAAAGATGTAAAAGTCTTTCGGAAGGGAACACACTCCTTTAAAGGCGTAACGAGCTTATTTATTAAGGAGAAGCTTCCGGAAGAATTTGAGGTGAAGATGCAGTTTTTCGGGAATCAAAACCCTGCATTAGCTCCTAAAGCATCTGCTACGACAAAGGGAAAATGGGAATACTCAATCCCGGTTGAGAAAAAGGGAAATGTCTATACCATTAAGCCGAAAGAAAGCGTGACGAAAGGTTCGACTAAATTAAGTGTTGACCAGATAATCCTGGCGCCTTCCGTCACAGAAATTTCTTTTGCAAAGGAAGAGAACGGCAGAAGATTGCCTGCGGTTGGAGGATTAGAATACAGGCTCTTGGATGATAAAGAAAATCTGCTTTCTGTTTTTGGAAATATGAGAAGTTCTGGTGAAGAGAAGGATGGCAAATTTATTCTCCGCAGCAATAGAACCTACGCCCCTGCAGATGGCATACCATCCTATTTATCTGTACAGCCTTTCTTAGACAATGATTTCGAAACCAACCCTAATAAAGGCCAAATGACAAAGAAAAAGCTCAATGATCCGCTTCCGATGACTTTCCCGCAACAGAACGGGGCCATTTTGGTTAACAAAATTGAGGAATCAAAAGATAAAAAACGCGTAAAAATCTATTATGAGGTAAAAGGCGATCTTCCAGAGGTGAGAGGCAGCCATATAAATCTCACAGTGAAAGAGCCGAAAGGAGAAAAAGATTTATTCGTTGATCAAAATTTCTTTAAAAATATGAGAAGCAACGATAGAAAAAAGATAGCGGAGTTTATCACTGACGATCGAAAAGATCTTTACTTAACCGTTCCTAATATAAACCCTGTCCTTTTTAAAGATTTGGAACTGAAAATCCCAATCAAAAAAGAGGACCTGATTAAAAAATAG
- a CDS encoding sugar O-acetyltransferase, whose product MNLEEQKKFILTGQMYNDLTPELIKARENAVFLTNEYNNSFSKPQHEREERLKKLLKSMGKGVHLEPNFRCEFGFNITIGDHFYANFDCVMLDGAEIHIGNHVLFGPRVGIYTSNHAIDPKERAAGGCYAKPVSIGDNVWIGAGVHINQGVTIGENTIIGSGSVVTKSIPANVIAAGVPCKVIREITENDRTGFEI is encoded by the coding sequence ATGAATTTAGAAGAACAGAAAAAGTTCATTTTAACAGGTCAAATGTATAACGATTTAACCCCGGAATTAATTAAAGCAAGAGAAAATGCGGTGTTCCTTACAAATGAATACAATAATAGCTTTAGCAAACCCCAGCATGAAAGAGAAGAGCGTTTAAAAAAGCTTTTGAAAAGCATGGGAAAAGGCGTTCATTTAGAACCGAATTTCAGATGTGAATTCGGGTTTAATATTACGATAGGGGATCATTTTTACGCTAATTTCGATTGCGTTATGCTGGACGGGGCAGAGATCCATATAGGAAATCATGTTCTGTTTGGGCCTAGAGTTGGAATTTATACCTCGAATCATGCAATAGATCCAAAGGAAAGAGCAGCGGGAGGATGTTATGCCAAGCCTGTAAGTATTGGGGATAACGTGTGGATTGGTGCAGGCGTTCATATTAATCAAGGTGTAACGATTGGAGAAAATACAATCATTGGATCGGGTAGTGTGGTTACAAAAAGCATTCCGGCAAATGTAATAGCAGCGGGTGTTCCATGTAAAGTCATTCGGGAAATTACTGAAAACGATCGAACTGGATTTGAAATATAA
- a CDS encoding polysaccharide deacetylase family protein, with translation MKFVRLSISLLIVAFLISTSFSHVTAAEKAPNNSMGSAKGELSPKPASKAKIAYITFDDGPSRYTSQILDILKKKQVKASFLAVEPNLRAYKTSIVRVNREGHYIGLHSVSHSVKKLYRGSPKNVALEMETTRKTLQSVVKVNHYLVRVPYGSKPYMKKCYRDWLVRYHFKMWDWTVDSNDWRYKSSQYGTIIRNEKITVPSVERQKKPIIILMHERPQTVRALPQIIDYLKSRGYVLVPYNPKQHVVSNFWNDGRL, from the coding sequence ATGAAATTTGTCCGGCTTTCCATTTCCTTATTGATTGTTGCGTTCCTGATTTCCACGTCATTCAGCCATGTCACCGCAGCTGAAAAAGCTCCAAATAATTCTATGGGCTCAGCAAAGGGGGAACTCTCGCCTAAGCCTGCATCAAAAGCCAAGATCGCCTACATCACGTTTGATGATGGACCGAGCAGATATACCTCGCAAATACTCGATATTTTAAAAAAGAAGCAGGTGAAAGCGTCGTTTTTGGCGGTGGAGCCTAATCTTAGAGCATACAAGACTAGCATCGTAAGAGTGAACAGGGAAGGGCACTACATTGGATTGCATAGTGTTTCTCACAGTGTGAAGAAGCTGTATAGAGGCAGTCCTAAAAATGTGGCATTGGAAATGGAAACGACACGAAAAACACTGCAGTCGGTGGTTAAGGTTAATCATTATTTGGTCAGAGTGCCTTATGGGAGCAAGCCGTATATGAAGAAGTGTTATAGAGACTGGCTGGTGCGATATCATTTTAAAATGTGGGATTGGACGGTTGACAGCAACGATTGGAGATATAAAAGCAGTCAATACGGCACGATTATCAGGAACGAAAAAATTACCGTGCCTTCAGTGGAAAGACAAAAGAAGCCCATTATCATTCTCATGCATGAGCGGCCGCAAACCGTTCGGGCGCTTCCTCAGATTATTGATTATTTGAAATCAAGAGGGTATGTGCTGGTGCCTTATAATCCGAAGCAACATGTTGTGAGTAATTTTTGGAATGATGGCAGGTTATAG
- a CDS encoding iron chaperone, whose amino-acid sequence MEAFTNYLAGIDNPDHRSRTEEILVWVSTKFPNLKPQIKWNTPMFTDHGTFILGISTAKQHLSVSPEEAGIAHFAEDIAQAGYSSTKGLFRIPWNEPVNYELLEKMIKFNIEDKADYTNFFRK is encoded by the coding sequence ATGGAAGCTTTCACAAACTATTTAGCAGGCATCGATAACCCCGACCATCGCAGCCGAACAGAGGAAATCTTGGTGTGGGTCTCAACTAAATTCCCTAATTTGAAACCGCAGATCAAATGGAATACCCCCATGTTTACGGATCACGGCACATTCATCCTCGGCATTTCCACAGCGAAGCAGCATTTGAGCGTTTCACCGGAAGAAGCAGGCATTGCGCACTTTGCCGAAGACATAGCACAAGCCGGCTACAGCTCTACAAAAGGCTTGTTTCGCATCCCGTGGAATGAGCCGGTAAATTACGAATTGCTTGAGAAAATGATTAAATTTAATATCGAGGATAAGGCAGACTATACGAATTTTTTCCGGAAATGA
- a CDS encoding Rpn family recombination-promoting nuclease/putative transposase: protein MFYWSKLYTEDLKAAENYSDLNRTIAINILGYNLFKEHQNFHSVYKIQNIETGELFTNLLEIQCIELPKFSKTKPDMNDPLHRWLLFLTEHEDQQNLMEVFKLDQLVSKADEKLRRLSADEEVIRTYQLREKYLLDLNTQVNGARNAGMNYKAIEIAKSLLKLPSMSVQDVATHTGLTLEKVKEIEKEVR, encoded by the coding sequence ATGTTCTACTGGTCTAAACTATATACAGAAGACCTTAAAGCGGCTGAAAACTATTCAGATCTCAACCGGACGATTGCGATCAACATCTTGGGATACAATTTATTTAAAGAGCATCAAAATTTTCATTCCGTCTACAAAATTCAGAACATCGAAACCGGTGAACTCTTTACAAATTTGCTCGAGATACAGTGCATTGAATTGCCGAAGTTCAGTAAGACTAAACCCGATATGAATGATCCCTTGCACCGGTGGTTATTGTTTTTAACAGAACACGAGGATCAGCAAAATCTAATGGAGGTGTTTAAGTTGGATCAATTGGTATCGAAAGCTGATGAAAAACTGCGCCGTCTAAGTGCTGATGAGGAAGTCATCCGGACGTATCAGCTTAGGGAGAAATATTTATTGGATCTCAATACTCAGGTTAATGGGGCAAGGAATGCTGGAATGAATTATAAAGCTATTGAAATCGCTAAAAGTTTGCTTAAATTGCCCAGTATGTCTGTACAAGACGTCGCAACTCATACAGGTTTGACGTTAGAAAAAGTGAAAGAAATTGAAAAAGAAGTCCGGTAA
- a CDS encoding sigma-70 family RNA polymerase sigma factor, with translation MNAGKKISIQSKVDHPDEREDYFKQVMEDYGTELLKLAYSYVKNQETAKDLVQSTFVSVYLNLSSFNGEASIKTWLYRITANKCKDHLRSAYVRRVFPVHQMKESLHNENQTETALMDGELSEWLKACIFKLPVKYREVIMFYYYQELSAADIAEVLDIPESTVRTRLDRARKKLAPLIKEEELFYD, from the coding sequence ATGAATGCTGGCAAAAAGATTTCCATCCAGTCAAAGGTTGACCATCCGGATGAGCGTGAGGACTATTTTAAGCAAGTTATGGAGGATTACGGTACCGAGCTTTTAAAATTGGCTTATTCTTATGTGAAGAATCAGGAGACAGCAAAGGATTTGGTTCAGAGTACATTTGTGTCAGTTTATCTGAATCTCTCATCCTTTAATGGAGAGGCGTCTATAAAAACGTGGCTTTACCGGATCACCGCTAATAAATGCAAAGACCATTTAAGAAGTGCTTATGTGAGAAGGGTTTTCCCTGTCCATCAAATGAAAGAATCTCTCCATAATGAGAACCAGACAGAGACAGCACTTATGGATGGAGAGCTTTCAGAATGGCTGAAGGCGTGCATTTTTAAGCTTCCGGTCAAATACAGAGAGGTTATTATGTTCTATTATTATCAGGAACTGAGTGCTGCGGATATTGCAGAAGTACTCGATATACCGGAAAGTACAGTGAGAACAAGACTCGACCGGGCACGAAAAAAGCTCGCACCCCTCATTAAAGAGGAGGAATTATTTTATGACTAA
- a CDS encoding tRNA-dihydrouridine synthase → MSNNFWRDLPRPFFVLAPMEDVTDVVFRHVVSAAGRPDVFFTEFTNSDSYCHPDGIESVRGRLTFTEDEQPMVAHIWGDRPDYFRQMSIGMAEMGFKGIDINMGCPVPNVAQRGKGSGLILRPDVAAELIQAAKAGGLPVSVKTRLGFKKIDEWKEWLAHILKQDIANLSIHLRTRDEMSQVDAHWELIPEIKALRDEIAPDTMLTINGDIPDRQKGLELAEKYGIDGVMIGRGIFKNPFAFEKEPKEHSSEEYLDLLRLQLDLQDQYAETVPRSVTGLHRFFKIYVKGFPGAAELRSQLMNTKSTDEVRALLDSFKQ, encoded by the coding sequence ATGAGTAATAATTTCTGGCGTGATCTGCCACGTCCGTTTTTTGTGCTGGCACCGATGGAGGATGTGACGGATGTAGTGTTTCGTCATGTGGTGAGTGCAGCGGGGCGGCCGGATGTGTTTTTCACGGAGTTTACGAATTCGGATAGCTACTGTCATCCGGATGGCATTGAGAGTGTACGCGGGCGTTTGACGTTTACGGAGGATGAGCAGCCGATGGTGGCGCATATTTGGGGAGATCGTCCCGATTATTTCCGTCAGATGAGTATTGGAATGGCGGAGATGGGCTTTAAGGGGATCGACATCAATATGGGCTGTCCTGTTCCGAATGTGGCACAAAGAGGAAAGGGCAGCGGCCTGATTCTGCGTCCGGATGTGGCGGCAGAGCTCATTCAGGCAGCAAAAGCGGGCGGTCTTCCTGTCAGCGTGAAAACGCGTCTTGGATTTAAGAAGATTGATGAGTGGAAGGAGTGGCTCGCGCATATTTTGAAGCAGGATATAGCGAACCTTTCCATCCATTTGCGGACAAGAGATGAAATGAGCCAGGTGGATGCGCATTGGGAGCTTATCCCTGAAATCAAAGCACTGCGTGACGAGATTGCTCCGGATACGATGCTCACCATCAATGGGGATATTCCTGACCGTCAAAAAGGATTAGAGCTTGCCGAAAAATACGGAATCGATGGCGTGATGATCGGTCGGGGGATTTTCAAAAATCCGTTTGCTTTTGAAAAAGAACCGAAAGAGCACAGCAGTGAAGAATACCTTGATCTATTAAGACTTCAGCTGGATCTGCAGGATCAATATGCGGAAACCGTGCCCCGCTCGGTAACAGGGCTTCACCGCTTTTTCAAAATTTATGTAAAGGGATTCCCTGGGGCGGCTGAATTGCGAAGCCAGCTGATGAACACGAAATCAACCGATGAAGTGCGGGCATTGCTTGATAGCTTTAAACAATAA
- a CDS encoding DUF6584 family protein, translating to MESDNFNMKGRAVIKKAPAKALKKVEQDIEKSDLGKARDRLHGLLHSYPDELELRTRLGDIYYALRHPSMAGRYWYLEKNKTPEMVRACLLFEKQMGHDPLNISRALKFKGDHETLKNLQLEPVISVAQKKVKEKLEEEQHPEDEWKEKFFTIGCITIFIFIISLVAIGIYTVFTWIF from the coding sequence ATGGAAAGTGACAATTTCAATATGAAGGGAAGAGCCGTTATAAAAAAAGCACCAGCTAAAGCATTAAAAAAGGTAGAACAGGACATTGAAAAGAGTGATTTGGGGAAAGCAAGAGATCGATTGCATGGACTCCTGCACTCTTATCCTGATGAATTAGAGCTTCGAACTAGGCTAGGAGATATTTATTATGCGTTAAGACATCCTTCAATGGCTGGCCGGTATTGGTATTTGGAGAAGAACAAGACCCCCGAAATGGTAAGAGCCTGTCTGTTATTTGAGAAACAAATGGGGCATGACCCTTTGAACATATCGAGAGCCCTAAAATTCAAAGGAGATCATGAAACGTTAAAAAATCTGCAGCTAGAACCAGTAATTTCCGTTGCTCAAAAGAAGGTAAAAGAGAAATTAGAAGAAGAACAACATCCTGAAGATGAATGGAAGGAAAAATTCTTTACGATTGGTTGTATAACCATTTTCATCTTTATTATTTCTTTAGTTGCTATAGGTATTTATACAGTGTTCACCTGGATATTCTAG
- the ppsA gene encoding phosphoenolpyruvate synthase, with amino-acid sequence MSSLVLGLQEINKSQRAIVGGKALNLGRLFTIQGLYVPAGFCVTTGGYRKAIEQNELLETLLNQLSTVKAGERERIREMSRSIREIIMNADIPSDVVREVTDHLSMLGDRHAYAVRSSATAEDLPHASFAGQQDTYLNIIGIQVILQHISKCWASLFTDRAIIYRMKQGIEHSSVHLSVIVQKMVFPQASGILFTADPVTSSRKVVSIDASFGLGEAIVSGLVSADCYKVQEDWILDKRIADKKIAVYGRREGGTETKALPDDQQKTQTLTDQQILQLTRIGKRIEQYFGSPQDIEWCLAEDTFYIVQSRPITTLYPIPEANDEENHVYVSVGHQQMMTDPIKPLGISVWKLTGNAPMFKTGGGRLFVDITMGLGTAAGRQNLLDVLGHSDPLIKDALLTIIERDFIKLDPNAKSGQGSVKSHKGMSSADILEEAGTNPAIVADLMKSSEDSLSVLKHTIQTKSGLDVFDCILDDMQQRRQRASDMNHLKVIMAAIHASAWINEKIEEWLGEKNTADTLSLSVPDNVTSEMGLELLDVADVIRPYPEIIGYLQEVKDESFLDELVQFDGGQHVRDAIASYLGKYGMRCSGEIDITRTRWSEKPSMLVPMILSNIKNLEPGASKRKFEHGRQKALNKEQELLARLKQLPGGEQKAEETKQMIGVIRNFIGYREYPKYDIVRRYFVYKQALLKEAERLVQTGVLHEKEDMYYLTFEEFQETVRNNKLDKHVIDKRKEEYSYYEKLTPPRVITSDGEIITGRYKRDHIPTEAIAGLAVSSGVVEGRARVILNIEEANLEEGDILVTAFTDPSWTPLFLSIKGLVTEVGGLMTHGAVIAREYGLPAVVGVEHATKRIKDGQRIRVHGSEGFIELL; translated from the coding sequence ATGAGTTCTTTGGTTCTCGGTTTGCAGGAAATCAATAAATCCCAGCGTGCGATCGTTGGCGGAAAGGCATTAAATCTTGGGCGATTGTTTACCATACAAGGATTATATGTACCTGCAGGATTCTGTGTGACAACCGGGGGCTATCGAAAAGCCATTGAACAAAATGAATTATTGGAGACTTTGTTGAATCAGCTGTCGACAGTAAAAGCAGGAGAACGGGAACGGATTCGTGAAATGAGCAGGAGTATTCGTGAAATCATCATGAATGCGGATATTCCATCGGATGTGGTGCGTGAAGTGACTGACCATCTTTCCATGCTCGGTGACAGACATGCGTATGCAGTGCGTTCCAGTGCGACGGCCGAAGATTTGCCGCATGCCTCTTTTGCCGGCCAGCAGGACACCTATTTAAATATCATCGGTATCCAGGTCATTTTACAGCACATTAGCAAGTGCTGGGCGTCCCTTTTTACGGACCGAGCAATCATCTACCGGATGAAGCAGGGGATTGAGCACAGTAGCGTTCATCTATCTGTTATCGTTCAAAAGATGGTTTTCCCGCAAGCTTCAGGGATTTTATTTACGGCCGATCCGGTGACATCCAGCCGGAAGGTGGTCTCCATCGATGCCAGCTTCGGTCTGGGCGAGGCGATTGTCTCTGGGCTGGTATCGGCCGATTGCTATAAAGTCCAGGAAGATTGGATTTTAGACAAGAGGATAGCAGACAAAAAAATCGCTGTTTATGGACGGAGAGAAGGCGGAACCGAAACGAAGGCTCTTCCTGATGATCAGCAAAAAACACAAACACTTACCGATCAGCAGATTTTGCAGCTCACTCGTATTGGAAAACGGATTGAACAATATTTCGGGTCTCCTCAGGACATTGAATGGTGTTTGGCTGAAGATACATTTTATATCGTCCAGAGCCGGCCGATTACCACGTTGTATCCCATTCCTGAAGCGAATGACGAAGAGAATCATGTCTATGTATCTGTTGGCCATCAGCAAATGATGACCGATCCTATTAAACCACTCGGGATATCGGTCTGGAAGTTAACGGGGAATGCTCCTATGTTTAAAACAGGCGGCGGAAGGCTGTTCGTGGATATCACGATGGGACTGGGAACAGCGGCAGGCAGACAGAATCTGCTGGACGTCCTGGGGCACTCCGATCCACTCATAAAGGATGCGCTGCTGACCATCATAGAGCGGGATTTCATCAAATTGGACCCCAATGCCAAAAGCGGACAGGGATCCGTTAAAAGCCATAAGGGCATGTCATCTGCGGATATTCTGGAAGAGGCAGGGACCAATCCGGCCATTGTTGCTGATCTGATGAAGAGCAGCGAGGATTCGTTATCAGTGTTAAAACATACGATACAAACGAAATCAGGATTGGATGTTTTCGATTGTATTTTGGACGATATGCAGCAGCGGCGGCAGCGTGCGTCTGATATGAACCATCTGAAGGTCATTATGGCAGCCATCCATGCCTCGGCATGGATCAACGAAAAGATAGAGGAATGGCTGGGTGAAAAAAACACCGCAGACACCCTATCCTTATCAGTGCCTGACAACGTCACGTCTGAAATGGGGCTGGAGCTGCTGGATGTGGCAGATGTGATTCGTCCCTATCCGGAAATCATCGGGTACTTACAAGAGGTTAAGGATGAAAGCTTTTTGGATGAATTGGTTCAATTTGATGGCGGACAACACGTTCGTGATGCCATTGCTTCTTACCTCGGGAAATATGGAATGCGTTGTTCCGGAGAAATCGATATAACGAGAACACGCTGGAGTGAAAAACCAAGTATGCTGGTACCTATGATTCTCAGCAACATCAAAAACCTTGAACCTGGTGCCAGCAAACGGAAATTTGAACATGGCAGGCAAAAAGCTTTGAACAAAGAGCAGGAGCTATTAGCCCGGCTGAAACAATTGCCGGGAGGTGAACAAAAAGCCGAAGAGACTAAACAAATGATTGGCGTGATCCGGAATTTTATCGGATATCGTGAATATCCGAAGTACGACATTGTCCGCCGATATTTCGTTTATAAGCAAGCTTTATTAAAGGAAGCGGAGCGACTCGTACAAACCGGCGTACTTCATGAAAAAGAAGATATGTATTATCTCACTTTTGAAGAATTTCAGGAAACCGTTCGCAACAATAAACTGGATAAACACGTCATTGACAAGCGAAAAGAGGAATACAGCTACTACGAAAAACTAACTCCGCCCCGTGTGATCACGTCTGACGGCGAAATCATTACAGGCCGGTACAAACGAGACCATATCCCCACCGAAGCGATAGCGGGCCTAGCTGTTTCTTCTGGTGTTGTAGAGGGCCGGGCGCGTGTGATCCTGAATATAGAAGAGGCCAATCTGGAAGAGGGCGATATCCTGGTTACCGCCTTTACCGACCCCAGCTGGACGCCATTGTTTTTATCTATAAAAGGTTTGGTGACCGAGGTGGGCGGCCTGATGACCCATGGAGCTGTAATCGCACGGGAATATGGCTTACCCGCAGTAGTCGGTGTCGAACATGCTACCAAACGGATAAAAGACGGACAGCGAATTCGTGTGCATGGATCAGAAGGGTTTATTGAATTACTGTAG
- a CDS encoding HAMP domain-containing sensor histidine kinase — MSLRRRLALHFSLQFISIMVFVGIISLVLLFALLMHVNREEMKQNFPEGAVENIAIDTQIEENKATISDAWKHQLEERNLWVQVVDMEGDVIGSENTPEFLPDSYSVSEILQIEKTNQYEGFYVYSQVDTTFEKPYFYMLGYENNEQESLQHLFSLYSSNGRISGENLKQLERELEKMEGSIQVINQEGKVVQSTGSEKMKEDYKPLDVLVRTTSPGKFETHTAIFMDPKSNLTWILHTPKQGAEPVTFSILTEIVRLIIILGVVLLTLTLGISFWQGFRYSQPLLLFTSWLERMGYGNYGEVLTEKERKKVFKKNGKVRLKYKLYKEVIGAFYEMAEKLSAADKERDRLEKTREEWMTGISHDLRTPLSTIQGYAHLLESGQYHWTEEELQDMGRMIREKGDYMTDLIEDFSLAFQLQNQSLPHQMKPAELNELVRGIMLKFANDLTLEDVPFNFKSANSKIYIQADIRWFERMLDNLIYNCIKHNPKGTSINASVSRQGESAIVTISDNGAGMDEETVQHLFDRYFRGTSTDEQTEGAGLGMSIARAIAELHGGSIHVSSVKHSGTVFRLEFPLGGE; from the coding sequence ATGTCGCTAAGAAGGAGACTGGCTCTCCACTTCTCCCTTCAGTTCATTTCCATCATGGTGTTTGTTGGGATTATTTCTTTGGTCCTTCTATTTGCGCTTCTGATGCATGTAAACAGAGAAGAAATGAAGCAAAACTTCCCTGAAGGCGCCGTTGAAAACATTGCGATTGATACGCAGATCGAGGAAAATAAGGCCACCATCAGCGATGCGTGGAAACACCAGCTCGAAGAACGGAATCTCTGGGTGCAGGTTGTTGATATGGAAGGAGACGTCATTGGATCAGAAAATACACCTGAATTCCTGCCTGACTCCTACTCAGTCAGCGAGATTCTCCAGATTGAAAAAACGAACCAATATGAAGGCTTCTACGTCTATTCCCAAGTCGATACCACCTTTGAAAAACCGTATTTTTATATGCTTGGATATGAAAATAATGAGCAAGAAAGCCTCCAACACTTGTTTTCACTGTATTCAAGCAATGGCAGGATCTCTGGTGAAAACCTTAAGCAGCTGGAAAGGGAATTAGAGAAAATGGAAGGCTCCATCCAGGTGATAAACCAGGAAGGGAAAGTTGTCCAGTCAACCGGCTCTGAAAAGATGAAAGAAGACTACAAGCCGCTGGACGTGCTTGTCAGGACAACTTCCCCAGGAAAATTCGAAACCCATACAGCAATTTTCATGGATCCGAAATCTAATCTTACTTGGATTCTGCATACACCCAAGCAAGGTGCAGAGCCAGTGACCTTCTCCATTCTTACCGAAATTGTTAGGCTCATTATTATCCTCGGAGTGGTTCTGCTCACATTAACGTTAGGCATTTCCTTTTGGCAGGGATTCAGGTACAGCCAGCCCCTCCTTCTCTTCACCAGCTGGCTTGAAAGGATGGGCTACGGAAATTACGGGGAAGTACTGACAGAAAAAGAGCGCAAAAAAGTCTTCAAGAAAAATGGGAAGGTGCGCCTGAAGTACAAGCTTTATAAAGAAGTGATAGGGGCCTTCTACGAAATGGCCGAAAAACTTTCTGCCGCAGACAAGGAAAGAGACCGGCTGGAAAAAACGCGTGAAGAGTGGATGACCGGCATTTCCCACGATCTCAGGACACCCCTTTCAACGATCCAGGGCTACGCCCATTTGCTCGAAAGCGGACAGTACCACTGGACCGAAGAAGAGCTGCAGGACATGGGAAGGATGATCAGGGAAAAAGGGGATTATATGACAGACTTAATTGAGGATTTCTCCCTTGCCTTCCAGCTCCAAAACCAGTCGCTCCCCCACCAAATGAAGCCTGCCGAACTGAATGAACTTGTACGGGGCATCATGCTGAAATTTGCCAACGACCTCACTCTTGAGGATGTTCCTTTCAATTTTAAAAGCGCAAATTCAAAAATTTATATACAAGCGGATATACGCTGGTTTGAGCGGATGCTCGATAACCTCATCTATAACTGCATCAAGCATAACCCAAAGGGCACGAGCATTAACGCCTCGGTCAGCCGACAGGGCGAATCCGCCATTGTCACCATCTCTGACAATGGTGCGGGAATGGACGAAGAAACGGTCCAGCACCTCTTTGACCGCTACTTCCGCGGCACAAGCACAGATGAACAGACAGAAGGAGCCGGCCTTGGTATGAGCATCGCCCGCGCCATCGCCGAGCTACACGGCGGCAGCATTCATGTTTCTTCTGTAAAACATAGTGGTACTGTTTTCCGGCTTGAATTTCCTTTGGGAGGGGAGTAG
- a CDS encoding DUF5412 family protein encodes MLVSALTGAVLVSGFILYQTYFFTFNKIDRQNTQKGPGPVSSPSEKYTANAFYELYGGAAGGVNVWVEITENDEAGNIKTIYYSNAKDDFSMKWLDEDTLYILNDNPEYPDSDRSIRLDVTKEIYDENGRACQSLLMKDEFERCYQD; translated from the coding sequence TTGCTTGTTTCCGCTTTGACAGGTGCCGTTTTAGTATCTGGGTTCATTCTATATCAGACATATTTTTTCACGTTTAATAAGATTGATCGGCAGAATACGCAAAAAGGCCCCGGACCTGTATCATCCCCTTCAGAGAAATACACAGCGAATGCTTTTTATGAACTCTATGGAGGTGCCGCAGGAGGAGTGAACGTATGGGTTGAAATTACGGAGAATGATGAGGCAGGCAATATCAAAACCATTTATTATAGTAATGCAAAAGATGATTTTTCTATGAAATGGCTCGATGAAGATACCCTCTATATCCTGAATGACAATCCTGAGTATCCCGATTCGGACCGGAGTATCAGGTTGGATGTGACTAAAGAAATTTATGATGAAAACGGACGTGCTTGTCAGAGCTTGCTGATGAAGGATGAGTTTGAGAGGTGTTATCAGGATTGA